One Panicum virgatum strain AP13 chromosome 9K, P.virgatum_v5, whole genome shotgun sequence genomic region harbors:
- the LOC120650237 gene encoding glycosyltransferase BC10-like, with protein MTSPATTPYTSPFVLSLLLLISIPVVFLLAPRLLPPKTLPAIPDVDESDDLALFRRAILSSSATPAPPTSAASYFFRRRPAPKIAFLFLTNSDLVFSPLWEKFFRGHKNLFNLYVHADPYSVLELPPTPSFRGRFVPAKATQRASPTLISAARRLLATALLDDPNNQFFSLLSQSCIPLHPFPTLYNALLSETAGPHSRHRSFIEIMDNMDNDTTLLHDRYYARGDDVMLPEVPYDQFRAGSQFFVLTRRHAIMVVRDMRLWKKFKQPCLIKRRDSCYPEEHYFPTLLDMQDPEGCTKYTLTRVNWTDSVAGHPHMYGPGEVSPSLIRELRKSNNTHSYMFARKFSPECLEPLMEIADSVILRD; from the coding sequence atgacgtcgccggcgacgacgccaTACACCTCGCCGTTCGTGCTCTCTTTGCTCCTGCTCATATCCATCcccgtcgtcttcctcctcgcgccgcggcTGCTCCCGCCCAAGACGCTCCCGGCCATCCCGGACGTCGACGAGtccgacgacctcgccctctTCCGCCGCGCCATCCTCTCCTCTTCGGCAACCCCAGCGCcacccacctccgccgcctcctacttcttccgccgccgcccggcaccCAAgatcgccttcctcttcctcaccAACTCCGACCTCGTCTTCTCTCCGCTCTGGGAGAAGTTCTTCCGCGGCCACAAGAACCTCTTCAATCTCTACGTCCACGCTGACCCCTACTCCGTCCTTGAGctgccgccgacgccttccttCCGCGGCCGCTTTGTCCCTGCCAAGGCCACGCAGCGCGCCTCCCCCACTCTCATCTCCGCGgcacgccgcctcctcgccacaGCACTCCTCGATGACCCCAATAACCAGTTCTTCTCGCTCCTCTCGCAGTCCTGCATCCCGCTCCACCCTTTCCCCACCCTGTACAATGCCCTCCTCTCTGAAACTGCTGGCCCTCATAGCCGCCACCGTAGCTTCATAGAGATAATGGACAACATGGACAATGACACCACGCTGCTGCACGACAGGTACTACGCGCGAGGTGATGACGTGATGCTCCCGGAGGTTCCATATGACCAGTTCCGTGCTGGATCGCAGTTTTTTGTGCTCACAAGAAGGCATGCCATCATGGTGGTGAGGGATATGCGGCTTTGGAAGAAGTTCAAGCAACCCTGTCTAATCAAGCGCAGGGATTCATGCTATCCGGAGGAGCACTACTTCCCCACTTTGCTGGATATGCAGGATCCTGAGGGTTGCACCAAGTATACCTTGACGAGGGTAAATTGGACAGATTCAGTGGCAGGCCACCCACACATGTACGGGCCTGGAGAGGTATCGCCGAGCCTGATCAGGGAGCTGAGGAAGTCGAACAACACACATTCTTACATGTTTGCCCGCAAGTTTTCTCCGGAGTGCCTTGAGCCGCTGATGGAGATTGCTGATTCAGTCATCCTACGGGATTAG